One Setaria viridis chromosome 3, Setaria_viridis_v4.0, whole genome shotgun sequence DNA window includes the following coding sequences:
- the LOC117847288 gene encoding ureide permease 4, producing the protein MYLVKDISGAIGLMAVALVLLGTWPVVLAVLERRGRLPQHTFLDFSITNFLAAVLIALTFGQIGPDTPETPNFLTQLSQNNWPSVLFAMAGGVTLSLGTLATQYGWAFVGLSVTEVMASSLKVVIGTTLNYFLDGRINKAEVLFPGVGCFLVAAILGSLVHSSNAIDNQEKLANSGVVNYSKNTRNSAYEDLAEHLLEKEGQKDLEEAKLDAPEAKLEKVQAGTAEFLVHLEEKRSIKVLGSNTLLGLGIVVFAGVFYALFTPAFNIATNDQWHALPAGVPHLVVYTAYFYFSLACFAVSVGLNVWLLYHPMVGVPRSTVAAYLRDGEGRGLALLAGMVCGLGNAFTFMAGQAAGYAAADSVQALPLVSTFWGVVLFGEYRRSSRRTYTLLASMLLMFAVAMVVLMASSNHRKPL; encoded by the exons ATGTACTTGGTGAAGGACATTAGCGGTGCCATCGGCCTGATGGCGGTGGCGCTGGTGCTCCTCGGCACCTGGCCGGTTGTCCTGGCCGTGCTGGAGCGCCGGGGCCGGTTGCCGCAGCACACCTTCCTGGACTTCTCCATCACCAACTTCCTCGCCGCTGTGCTCATCGCCCTCACCTTCGGACAGATCGGCCCCGACACGCCGGAGACGCCCAACTTCCTCACCCAGCTCTCTCAG AATAACTGGCCTTCAGTCTTGTTTGCAATGGCGGGCGGTGTCACGCTTAGCCTCGGGACATTAGCGACACAGTATGGCTGGGCGTTCGTCGGGCTTTCGGTCACCGAGGTCATGGCATCAAGCCTCAAGGTTGTCATAG GGACAACGCTCAACTATTTTCTCGACGGCCGGATTAACAAGGCGGAGGTCCTGTTCCCCGGTGTCGGGTGCTTTCTGGTTGCGGCCATCCTTGGGTCACTTGTCCATTCTTCCAATGCCATCGACAACCAGGAGAAGCTGGCTAACTCCGGAGTAGTCAATTACAGCAAAAACACTAG GAACTCTGCATACGAGGATCTGGCCGAACACCTCCTTGAGAAAG AGGGACAAAAGGATCTTGAAGAAGCAAAGCTGGATGCGCCAGAAGCAAAACTGGAGAAAGTACAGGCCGGAACTGCAGAGTTCCTGGTTCATCTGGAGGAGAAGAGGTCAATTAAA GTGCTGGGCTCCAACACGCTGCTGGGCCTCGGCATCGTCGTCTTCGCCGGCGTCTTCTACGCCCTCTTCACGCCGGCGTTCAACATCGCCACCAACGACCAGTGGCacgccctccccgccggcgtGCCGCACCTGGTGGTTTACACGGCCTACTTCTACTTCTCCCTGGCCTGCTTCGCCGTCAGCGTCGGCCTCAACGTGTGGTTACTCTACCACCCCATGGTCGGCGTGCCGAGGTCCACCGTAGCGGCGTACCTccgcgacggcgagggcaggggcCTCGCGCTGCTGGCGGGGATGGTGTGCGGGCTCGGGAACGCGTTCACGTTCATggccgggcaggcggcggggtACGCGGCGGCGGACTCCGTGCAGGCGCTGCCGCTGGTCAGCACGTTCTGGGGCGTGGTGCTGTTCGGTGAGTACCGGCGGTCGTCGCGGCGGACGTACACGCTGCTGGCGAGCATGCTGCTCATGTTCGCCGTCGCCATGGTCGTGCTCATGGCCTCCTCCAACCACCGGAAGCCGCTCTGA